The genomic region TCAATAGGATTAATCAAGATTCCAACCTGGAGAAATAAAGATTTGATAAgggcttcatcttcttcttccagttTCTTTTCCTGCCAAAACAATAGCAAGCAACACATCAGCAGATTTGACAAAATTGGCCACTTCCAAGTCCATAATAAATTTCAGCATATAATCATTGAAACATTATACATACAAAACATATACCTTTTCTTCTGTAGTGTGCCGCAGAGCCTCTAGCATTGCATCCGTGCTAATGGTTGCATGCCTTGCCTGAAACAAATTCAAAATAACTTTAAATTACACAAATATAATGCAACATGCAAAACTAAAGCACTAAAGAACCCCCAAATAAGTCACAATTACCAATTCAAAGCACTtaaagtttaaaattctaaatttctatgatttaataaatgaaaaatttaatctcctATCTTATGATCAATATAtcatttgaatctttgaagcctcAATGCAAAAAAAAAGGACGAACACTGAAATATAAACACACTGAGTGGATTCTACCTTCATGGATTTCATCTCATCAAGAGCAGCAAGTATATCCATCTCTCTTTTGGAATCTAGGGTACGATTTTCAAGTGACTTCATTGCATCACCCATCTCCTCGGCATCTCTCTTCTTCTGTTCCTTGTCTACTTCCTACATTGTAAAAGTATTAGTAAATTATAGATTGTTCGTCTAACTTCAATTACATGAGAAAATATTCCCAAtgctaattttgatttttttaagtgaacaaaaaaaaagaaatcacagcatatacatatacatatacatatgcatacatacatacatacatatatacatagatatatatatatatggatcttACTTACCTCATCTTCAGCACGCCAAGGTTCAAAGTTCCGCATTGCACCTGACTCCACAACATAATCGGAGTTTTCCGGATCTGTCTTCATGGTCAGTTCGGCTGAACACTTTGTACATTTAAAGTAGAATCTGAATATTTGGATGCCTAAATATGTCTCTCCAATAACATCCTCTTTGCGAGAATTGAACTTTGTACCCTTGTAAATATAATTCCCACAAGTATTGCAGCGAATACTCATGGGGAGCATCATACGCACTTTAATCTGTTGGTTCTTGGGCTGCCTTCTTCTCGGTATTTGGGAGGGATCAAAATCTGGAGGATAGTATTTGTTTAATACCTTCCTTTCTCCCATTGTTGTGGCTTATTAAAATTCCCAGAATCTGCACATAAAACAAACATTGTTGATTTGTTAATGAGGGTGACTGACCAACTTTATCGGCTTTGATTTAGACTAGAAATGGCTCAATAATCTTTTCACTTGCAAACAAATTTAAGCAAGGTTTAATTAAGCTTCCCCACTCACACACTTGTTAGTAACAATATGACAAACTGCATAATATGTTCATGCTTTAAT from Cryptomeria japonica chromosome 3, Sugi_1.0, whole genome shotgun sequence harbors:
- the LOC131038928 gene encoding uncharacterized protein LOC131038928 isoform X3 — translated: MGERKVLNKYYPPDFDPSQIPRRRQPKNQQIKVRMMLPMSIRCNTCGNYIYKGTKFNSRKEDVIGETYLGIQIFRFYFKCTKCSAELTMKTDPENSDYVVESGAMRNFEPWRAEDEEVDKEQKKRDAEEMGDAMKSLENRTLDSKREMDILAALDEMKSMKARHATISTDAMLEALRHTTEEKEKKLEEEDEALIKSLFLQDSKNFVRRINDDDEEDEYDIGNTQKLEKKNAHELKRKRDVNSDDMESKENPASILTGSSTNHDGESNGGGTSKAGFAFKASHVAFSVKKRSTENSNEAQKKAVEKSNLNCVTEDSTTNTCLSSLCAAYGSDSSE
- the LOC131038928 gene encoding uncharacterized protein LOC131038928 isoform X1 codes for the protein MGERKVLNKYYPPDFDPSQIPRRRQPKNQQIKVRMMLPMSIRCNTCGNYIYKGTKFNSRKEDVIGETYLGIQIFRFYFKCTKCSAELTMKTDPENSDYVVESGAMRNFEPWRAEDEEVDKEQKKRDAEEMGDAMKSLENRTLDSKREMDILAALDEMKSMKARHATISTDAMLEALRHTTEEKEKKLEEEDEALIKSLFLQDSKNFVRRINDDDEEDEYDIGNTQKLEKKNAHELKRKRDVNSDDMESKENPASILTGSSTNHDGKRESNGGGTSKAGFAFKASHVAFSVKKRSTENSNEAQKKAVEKSNLNCVTEDSTTNTCLSSLCAAYGSDSSE
- the LOC131038928 gene encoding uncharacterized protein LOC131038928 isoform X2; this encodes MGERKVLNKYYPPDFDPSQIPRRRQPKNQQIKVRMMLPMSIRCNTCGNYIYKGTKFNSRKEDVIGETYLGIQIFRFYFKCTKCSAELTMKTDPENSDYVVESGAMRNFEPWRAEDEVIDKEQKKRDAEEMGDAMKSLENRTLDSKREMDILAALDEMKSMKARHATISTDAMLEALRHTTEEKEKKLEEEDEALIKSLFLQDSKNFVRRINDDDEEDEYDIGNTQKLEKKNAHELKRKRDVNSDDMESKENPASILTGSSTNHDGKRESNGGGTSKAGFAFKASHVAFSVKKRSTENSNEAQKKAVEKSNLNCVTEDSTTNTCLSSLCAAYGSDSSE